The following coding sequences are from one Rutidosis leptorrhynchoides isolate AG116_Rl617_1_P2 chromosome 11, CSIRO_AGI_Rlap_v1, whole genome shotgun sequence window:
- the LOC139876123 gene encoding protein FAR1-RELATED SEQUENCE 5-like: MDSSSNYSVVDLVSSMSINHHVSPNVSGIDMTDSSDVLNASPVIDEYNHILSSVEHRTPNGSRLWFPVVPDALKPVVDSVYPSYDHCLRFYESYAEFAEFDVKKASFNRLADGTINYVVFRCIRSGVPKRLVVDTLVNEPCVVSNHVDISKRNSSVISNHAKAVNNKSKCKSRKGKEVVDNQVNDEHSSNKSPKFANRKSSTIKCGCEASLRCKYENGKIFIFKFFEGHNHKLVSEANKNSLNKKRKMQYFDMNFVQDLASKSNIGPMLAHHINCDISGGYDMVGSTNVDYNNFRRDLLRHIGETDAHIVIENLLRKKEVLPDFTCECRCDEEGFYLNLYNIRFVPITGIDNHKKLVIFGAALLSCETIDSYKWFIDYFLKTFSNEPGLVTTDQDPAVLEAVAEKFKTAKHRLCMWHISQKLKDKVGYVLYNNKVFRKRMNYIFWNKEMSISSFERHWKSLIEDFELDGAKWFDDMYAINEMWIPCFFRDVPMNGLMRTSSLSESENSFFSKCKNKHSNLVDFYSRFDAAMDKQRHNTRLIDSQMESRSIKCRTVKSIELHARDVYTPTFFLLVQDEIFQSDKMCSQISCVADGDDEMHTPR, encoded by the exons ATGGATTCCTCATCCAATTATTCTGTAGTTGATTTAGTTTCTTCGATGAGTATTAATCATCATGTATCTCCTAATGTTTCTGGAATCGATATGACTGATTCATCTG aTGTTCTGAATGCTTCCCCTGTTATTGATGAATATAATCATATACTGAGTTCAGTTGAGCATCGAACTCCAAATGGTTCTAGGTTATGGTTTCCAGTAGTTCCTGATGCATTAAAGCCTGTTGTTGATTCTGTTTATCCTTCTTATGATCATTGCTTGCGTTTTTATGAGAGTTATGCTGAATTTGCCGAATTTGATGTCAAGAAAGCTTCATTTAATAGGTTGGCTGATGGTACTATCAATTACGTTGTGTTCAGGTGTATCAGGTCGGGTGTTCCTAAAAGATTAGTTGTTGATACTCTTGTTAATGAACCCTGTGTTGTTTCTAATCATGTTGATATATCGAAAAGGAATTCAAGTGTTATTTCTAATCATGCGAAGGCTGTGAACAATAAATCTAAATGCAAATCTAGGAAAGGTAAAGAAGTTGTTGATAATCAGGTTAATGATGAACATTCTTCGAATAAATCTCCTAAATTTGCTAACCGTAAGTCTTCAACAATTAAGTGTGGTTGTGAGGCTAGTCTAAGGTGTAAATATGAAAATGGTAAGatattcattttcaagttttttgaGGGGCACAATCATAAGCTTGTTTCTGAAGCTAATAAGAATTCGCTGAACAAGAAGAGAAAGATGCAGTATTTTGATATGAACTTTGTTCAGGATCTTGCTTCGAAGTCTAATATTGGCCCTATGCTTGCTCATCATATTAACTGTGATATTAGTGGTGGTTATGATATGGTTGGTTCTACTAATGTAGATTACAACAATTTTAGACGTGATTTGCTAAGGCATATTGGTGAAACTGATGCTCACATTGTCATTGAAAATCTGCTTAGGAAGAAGGAGGTTTTACCTGATTTTACTTGTGAGTGTAGATGTGATGAAGAAG GTTTTTATCTGAACTT GTACAATATAAGATTTGTTCCTATCACTGGTATTGATAATCACAAGAAGCTTGTTATTTTTGGTGCTGCATTGCTATCGTGTGAAACTATTGATTCGTACAAATGGTTTATTGACTATTTTCTAAAAACTTTCTCTAATGAACCTGGTTTGGTTACTACTGATCAAGACCCTGCAGTGTTGGAAGCGGTGGCTGAGAAGTTTAAAACTGCAAAACACAGATTATGTATGTGGCACATCAGTCAAAAGTTAAAGGATAAG GTTGGTTATGTTTTGTATAATAATAAAGTTTTCCGCAAACGTATGAATTACATATTTTGGAACAAAGAAATGTCTATATCGTCTTTTGAAAGACATTGGAAGTCGTTAATTGAAGATTTTGAGTTAGATGGTGCAAAGTGGTTTGACGATATGTATGCAATCAATGAGATGTGGATTCCTTGCTTTTTTAGAGATGTACCAATGAATGGCTTAATGCGAACATCGTCATTATCTGAAAGTGAGAATTCGTTTTTCTCTAAATGCAAAAATAAGCATTCAAATTTAGTTGATTTCTATTCTAGATTTGATGCTGCCATGGATAAGCAGCGTCATAATACCAGATTGATAGATTCTCAAATGGAAAGCAGATCTATTAAGTGTAGAACTGTTAAGTCGATTGAGCTTCATGCAAGAGACGTGTACACTCCCACCTTTTTTTTGTTAGTTCAAGATGAAATTTTTCAATCTGATAAAATGTGTTCTCAAATAAGTTGTGTTGCTGATGGTGATGATGAGATGCACACACCACGTTAA